A window of Mucilaginibacter paludis DSM 18603 contains these coding sequences:
- a CDS encoding KTSC domain-containing protein, with protein sequence MKKIVDYRKLLGVNEAAELKELKTIYRNLMKDWHPDKFQDSHDQKLEAEEKSKTIIEAYHFLVSIAPETRLQNLDHYTQTTTTSNIADFEYKSQTLQITFLDGSVYEYFDVPKATYVKFINADSPGRFARRHIFNSFVYRNISKREEAVA encoded by the coding sequence ATGAAAAAAATTGTCGACTACCGAAAGCTTTTAGGCGTAAACGAAGCAGCCGAATTAAAAGAATTAAAAACGATCTACCGTAATTTGATGAAAGACTGGCATCCGGATAAATTTCAGGACAGCCACGATCAAAAGCTGGAAGCCGAAGAAAAGAGCAAAACCATCATCGAGGCTTATCACTTTTTGGTAAGCATAGCTCCCGAAACCCGCCTGCAAAACCTTGATCATTATACCCAAACTACTACCACATCAAACATTGCCGATTTTGAATACAAATCGCAAACCCTGCAAATCACCTTTTTAGATGGCAGCGTGTACGAATATTTTGATGTGCCCAAAGCCACCTACGTTAAGTTTATCAATGCCGATTCGCCGGGCCGTTTTGCCCGCAGGCATATCTTTAACTCGTTTGTATACCGTAACATCAGCAAACGCGAAGAAGCAGTAGCTTAA
- a CDS encoding TonB-dependent receptor, with translation MQIKLTAFLAAWLTIASIVAFVQTGASLSGQVLGADGKPADAATVLLVQTRDSAVVKTALANVAGKYLFEGLKPGNYRIWVTMMGYQNYKSENIIVEKQPLVMPLINLQHSGTLLKAVAITAQKQLIEHQPDRTVVNVDALIGNAGATALDVLEKSPGVIVDNNGAISLQGKNSVKIYIDDKPTYLSGADLENYLRSLSASTINQIELMTNPPAKYDAAGNGGIINIRTKRGKAKGFNGGLSLSYSQGKYGKTNNSANFNYRDSKINLFGNLSYSTGNNFNDLDINRYFENADGSLQSKFLQNSFIRRTSKTYNAKLGLDYYASAKTTWGLGLTGLLNPGDEHTINTSRLLSAQNTPDSTIVANNAEHRSFKNGGINLNYRHQYNAGGPELTADLDYLRYDNTLSQGFDNSSYLPNGMLINHDLLTGALPSAIDIYAAKTDYTHPLKSGLKLAGGLKTSYTQTDNIANYFYTVNQNTTPDYDKTNHFIYKENINAAYINASRDFKRLSVQLGLRFENTVSKGHQLGNVQKPDSVFKRNYNGLFPTVYLQYKLDTAGNQQISLNYGRRIDRPYYEDLNPFLAPLDKFTYYTGNPFLRPAYTQNIELSHTYKKITTTLSYSKTRDNVDETIEIVNGIYYSRPGNLGSTVVKGISVDASVDPAKWLSLQLFATAVNIHTRSDFYNGPLDTKGTYYFVKPMLQFKLPRDWTAQLNGLYQSRVTSAQFVTGNMGRVNAALSKKISASTTLKLVVNDIFYTNVNSGDINNLANTRADYHNLSDTRTAVLSLSYRFGKAIANQRKHESTGAESEQNRVKN, from the coding sequence ATGCAAATCAAATTAACAGCTTTTTTAGCTGCCTGGCTAACTATTGCCTCAATTGTAGCTTTCGTGCAAACTGGTGCCAGCCTATCAGGCCAGGTACTTGGCGCTGATGGTAAACCTGCCGATGCGGCCACCGTGCTGCTGGTGCAAACCCGCGATTCGGCGGTGGTGAAAACAGCCCTGGCCAATGTTGCAGGCAAATACCTTTTTGAAGGCCTTAAGCCGGGTAACTATCGCATATGGGTCACCATGATGGGGTATCAAAATTATAAAAGCGAAAATATAATAGTTGAAAAGCAGCCGCTTGTAATGCCGCTTATTAATTTGCAGCATAGCGGCACCTTGCTTAAAGCTGTTGCCATTACGGCGCAAAAGCAACTGATAGAGCACCAGCCCGACCGTACCGTGGTGAATGTGGATGCGCTGATAGGCAATGCCGGGGCAACGGCTTTGGATGTGTTAGAAAAATCGCCGGGGGTGATTGTTGATAACAATGGCGCCATCAGTCTGCAAGGAAAAAACAGCGTTAAAATATATATTGACGATAAGCCCACCTACCTGTCGGGCGCCGATCTGGAAAACTACCTCCGCTCGTTATCCGCCTCTACCATCAACCAGATTGAATTGATGACAAACCCACCCGCCAAATACGATGCGGCAGGTAATGGCGGTATCATCAACATCCGCACCAAACGTGGCAAGGCCAAGGGTTTTAACGGCGGCCTTAGTCTGAGTTATTCGCAGGGTAAATATGGCAAAACCAATAACAGCGCCAATTTTAATTATCGCGATAGCAAAATCAACCTGTTTGGCAACCTGAGCTACAGCACCGGCAATAATTTTAACGATCTGGATATTAACCGCTATTTTGAAAACGCCGATGGTAGCCTGCAATCTAAATTCCTGCAGAATTCATTTATCCGCCGTACTTCCAAAACCTACAATGCCAAACTGGGTCTTGATTATTACGCCTCGGCCAAAACCACCTGGGGGCTGGGCCTTACGGGTTTGCTTAACCCCGGCGATGAGCACACCATTAATACCAGCCGCTTGCTTAGTGCTCAAAATACGCCCGATTCTACCATTGTAGCCAATAACGCCGAGCACCGCAGTTTTAAAAACGGTGGCATCAACCTCAACTACCGCCACCAATATAATGCCGGGGGGCCTGAGCTTACCGCCGATCTGGATTATCTGCGCTATGATAATACCCTTAGCCAGGGCTTTGACAATTCGAGCTACCTGCCTAACGGAATGCTCATCAATCATGACCTGTTAACGGGGGCGCTGCCATCGGCCATTGACATCTACGCCGCCAAAACAGATTATACCCATCCGCTAAAAAGCGGACTAAAACTGGCCGGGGGGCTTAAAACCAGCTATACCCAAACCGATAATATAGCCAATTACTTTTATACCGTAAACCAGAACACCACGCCCGACTATGATAAAACCAACCATTTTATTTATAAGGAAAACATTAACGCCGCATATATCAATGCCAGTCGCGATTTTAAAAGGCTATCGGTTCAACTGGGCCTCCGTTTTGAAAACACGGTATCCAAGGGCCACCAACTGGGCAACGTGCAAAAGCCCGATTCGGTTTTTAAGCGCAATTACAACGGTTTGTTCCCCACCGTATACCTGCAATATAAGCTGGATACGGCTGGCAACCAACAGATAAGCCTGAACTATGGCCGACGGATAGACCGGCCGTACTACGAGGACCTGAACCCTTTTTTGGCCCCTCTGGATAAATTTACTTACTATACCGGCAACCCGTTTTTAAGGCCTGCTTATACGCAAAACATCGAACTGTCGCACACCTATAAAAAAATAACCACCACGCTGAGCTACAGCAAAACCAGGGATAATGTTGACGAAACCATCGAAATTGTAAACGGTATTTATTACAGCAGGCCGGGCAACCTGGGCAGTACCGTGGTTAAGGGCATCTCGGTTGATGCCAGTGTGGACCCTGCAAAATGGCTTAGCCTGCAGCTGTTTGCCACCGCGGTAAACATCCATACCCGCAGCGATTTTTATAACGGCCCCCTGGATACCAAAGGCACCTACTACTTTGTAAAACCTATGCTGCAGTTTAAGTTGCCGCGCGACTGGACAGCGCAGTTAAACGGCCTATACCAAAGCCGCGTTACCTCGGCCCAGTTTGTAACCGGCAACATGGGCAGGGTAAATGCCGCCCTCTCCAAAAAAATATCGGCCAGTACCACCCTTAAATTGGTGGTGAACGATATTTTTTACACCAACGTAAACAGCGGCGACATTAACAACCTGGCCAATACCCGCGCCGACTACCACAACCTGAGCGATACCCGAACGGCGGTACTATCGTTAAGCTACCGCTTTGGTAAAGCCATTGCCAACCAGCGCAAACACGAAAGCACCGGGGCCGAAAGCGAGCAGAACAGGGTTAAGAATTAG
- a CDS encoding helix-turn-helix domain-containing protein, whose protein sequence is MTQKFPGVNALATSVQVSPSKLKRDFKKEHGLTPLEYFRTRQIIYITGMLNGRQKTIKELAMMLGFKKISAFSVWYRKISGTDII, encoded by the coding sequence ATGACACAAAAATTCCCCGGGGTGAATGCCTTAGCCACAAGCGTACAAGTATCACCATCTAAATTAAAACGCGATTTTAAAAAAGAGCATGGTTTAACTCCTCTTGAATACTTCAGAACCCGGCAAATAATTTATATAACAGGGATGCTGAACGGAAGACAAAAAACAATAAAGGAACTGGCAATGATGCTGGGATTTAAAAAAATCAGCGCGTTTTCGGTATGGTACCGGAAAATATCCGGAACAGATATTATTTGA
- a CDS encoding response regulator — protein sequence MGEIMTIGIVDDNSIYRKLLIKILQLGGFSVIFQAEDGIDCLSKMESNPLMPCLVLMDIEMPVMDGFETTRQLKIRWPHLKIIAHSSIDDIEAIERIMQCGADTFLPKPCSINQMMAAIKEFQ from the coding sequence ATGGGAGAAATAATGACAATAGGGATTGTTGATGATAATTCGATTTATCGTAAACTATTGATAAAAATACTACAGCTCGGCGGTTTTTCGGTAATCTTTCAGGCGGAAGATGGCATAGATTGCCTGTCGAAAATGGAGAGCAACCCTTTGATGCCCTGCCTGGTACTGATGGATATTGAAATGCCCGTGATGGATGGGTTTGAAACAACGCGCCAACTAAAAATTCGTTGGCCGCATCTCAAAATCATAGCCCACTCATCCATTGATGATATTGAAGCTATTGAACGGATTATGCAATGCGGGGCAGATACATTTTTACCCAAGCCTTGCTCCATCAACCAAATGATGGCTGCTATTAAAGAATTTCAATAA
- a CDS encoding tetratricopeptide repeat protein encodes MRLSVILSLLIVSSLDVAQAQNAYVKLGQQALMDGDFKQAVRHLEKACVVDSTNANALWMLGYSYYHSENYKKAISTYCKVVEIKPTDCSAYYYRAMAKSYSARDVQATPADKEKFLLGAIVDLTKATTI; translated from the coding sequence ATGAGATTATCAGTCATTCTGTCTTTGTTAATTGTTTCTTCACTTGATGTCGCGCAAGCTCAAAACGCATATGTAAAATTAGGTCAACAGGCTTTAATGGACGGCGATTTTAAGCAAGCTGTGCGTCACCTGGAAAAAGCCTGCGTGGTAGATTCAACAAATGCAAACGCTTTGTGGATGTTGGGATACTCATACTATCACAGCGAGAATTACAAAAAAGCCATATCAACGTATTGCAAGGTGGTAGAAATAAAACCTACCGATTGCTCTGCTTATTACTACAGGGCCATGGCAAAAAGCTATTCGGCAAGGGATGTGCAGGCCACGCCGGCCGATAAAGAGAAATTTTTATTAGGGGCTATTGTTGATTTAACCAAGGCCACTACCATTAA
- a CDS encoding lipid A deacylase LpxR family protein: MKFFPLFVISSVILLSTAFAQTKTYKNEAGFQTDNDGILAQGSDRYYTAGDFFFFHHALKINHPDSSKLENKVLGFEIGQKIFTPQTAFLDMPNAERYIDRPFAGYLYFGTTLNLLYKNESNLKLQGQLGFIGQYSYGKQIQEFIHRTLGFYKPAGWQYQVQNDFEVNLSAEYNRLLARGSSVDLTFNSNAALGTGFTNAGTGVTARFGKFNQLFNSISTGSTVSRSGKSKPLNDGEFFFYLKPSISFIAYNATIQGSMFEKQPGVNEIRGTKQPVMLSQQLGGDFVKGHWIIDLSAVFQTRETKEMVQAHQWGSVSGIYRF, from the coding sequence ATGAAGTTCTTCCCGCTTTTTGTTATTTCATCGGTAATACTACTTTCAACAGCGTTTGCCCAAACTAAAACCTATAAAAACGAAGCCGGCTTTCAAACCGATAACGACGGCATACTGGCGCAAGGGTCTGACAGGTATTATACCGCTGGCGATTTCTTCTTTTTTCATCATGCCCTAAAAATCAACCATCCGGATAGCTCCAAATTAGAAAACAAAGTACTGGGGTTTGAAATAGGTCAAAAAATATTTACCCCCCAAACAGCATTCCTGGATATGCCCAACGCCGAAAGGTATATCGACAGGCCCTTTGCCGGTTATTTATACTTCGGCACAACGTTAAATTTACTTTACAAAAACGAAAGTAACCTTAAACTACAAGGGCAGTTAGGCTTTATTGGGCAATACTCGTACGGTAAACAAATACAGGAATTTATACACCGTACCCTGGGATTTTACAAGCCAGCCGGATGGCAATACCAAGTTCAAAACGATTTTGAAGTTAACCTTTCGGCAGAATACAACCGCCTGCTGGCCCGTGGCTCCTCGGTGGATCTTACCTTTAACAGCAACGCGGCGCTGGGCACGGGCTTTACCAACGCGGGCACGGGTGTAACCGCCCGCTTCGGCAAGTTTAACCAACTGTTTAATTCTATTAGTACAGGCAGCACGGTATCGCGCAGCGGTAAATCAAAACCCTTAAACGATGGCGAATTCTTTTTTTACCTTAAACCGTCGATCAGCTTTATTGCTTACAACGCCACCATCCAGGGCAGCATGTTTGAAAAACAACCCGGCGTTAACGAAATAAGGGGCACCAAACAACCCGTTATGCTGAGCCAGCAACTGGGTGGAGATTTTGTAAAAGGCCACTGGATTATTGATCTTTCTGCCGTTTTCCAAACCCGCGAAACTAAGGAGATGGTGCAGGCCCATCAGTGGGGATCGGTATCGGGAATCTATCGTTTTTGA
- the lon gene encoding endopeptidase La: MSFDPFDFKNALPIINEDSEFFPLMSSEDEEEMNNEQLPEVLSILPLRNTVLFPGVVIPITVGRDKSIKLIRDANKGDRMIGVVAQQDVGIEDPNFDQLHQVGTIALIIKMLQMPDGNTTVILQGKKRFMLKEEIQSEPYIKATIQPFQEVKSKEDKEFKATISSIKDMAMSIVQLSPNIPSEAGIAIRNIESTSFLINFISSNMNADMAAKQKLLEISNLRDRAKLILEHLTVEIQMLELKNQIQSKVRTDLDKQQRDYFLNQQLKTIQEELGGNSPDLEIEDLRKRATKKKWAKEVGDHFKKELEKLARTNPAAADYSVQINYLELLLDLPWNEFTKDNFDLKRAQKVLDKDHFGLDKVKQRIIEYLAVLKLKHNMKAPILCLVGPPGVGKTSLGKSIAKALGRKYVRMALGGIRDEAEIRGHRKTYIGAMPGRIISSLKKAGAANPVFILDEIDKVGNDFRGDPSSALLEVLDPEQNSTFYDHYVEMDFDLSNVMFIATANSLSTIQPALLDRMEIIEVNGYTIEEKIEIAKQHLVPKQRDAHGLKTKDVTLKNSVLEKVVEDYTRESGVRALEKKIGSLVRGIAKNIAMEEAYNPLVSKEDVERILGAPIFDKDQYENNDSAGVVTGLAWTQVGGDILFIEASLSPGKGRLTLTGSLGDVMKESATIALAYLRAHAAYFNIDQKLFEQWDIHIHVPAGATPKDGPSAGVTMLTALTSAFTQRRVKSHLAMTGEITLRGKVLPVGGIKEKILAAKRANIKEIILCKSNEKDILEIKEDYIKDMQFHYVREMREVIELALLKQKVKEPLDLTVKEDLKPVLN, translated from the coding sequence ATGAGTTTTGATCCATTTGATTTTAAGAACGCTTTACCGATAATAAACGAAGATTCCGAGTTTTTCCCACTGATGTCGTCAGAAGATGAAGAGGAAATGAATAACGAACAGCTACCCGAAGTATTGTCAATATTACCGCTGCGAAATACCGTGTTGTTTCCGGGCGTGGTAATACCCATTACTGTTGGCCGTGATAAATCCATTAAGCTGATACGCGACGCCAACAAAGGCGACCGCATGATAGGTGTGGTTGCACAGCAGGATGTAGGCATAGAAGACCCTAACTTTGATCAGCTGCACCAGGTTGGTACCATCGCCCTCATTATTAAAATGCTACAGATGCCCGATGGTAATACTACCGTTATACTGCAAGGCAAAAAACGCTTTATGCTGAAGGAGGAGATACAAAGCGAGCCTTATATCAAAGCCACCATACAACCCTTCCAGGAAGTTAAATCGAAAGAAGACAAAGAGTTTAAGGCCACTATATCATCCATTAAAGATATGGCCATGAGCATTGTACAGCTTTCGCCAAACATCCCGAGCGAAGCCGGTATAGCCATCCGCAACATCGAAAGTACTTCTTTCCTGATCAACTTCATATCATCCAATATGAATGCTGATATGGCAGCCAAACAAAAACTGCTTGAAATTAGCAACCTGCGCGACCGCGCCAAATTAATTTTGGAGCACCTTACCGTAGAGATACAGATGCTGGAGCTAAAAAACCAGATCCAGAGCAAGGTACGTACCGATCTGGATAAACAACAGCGCGATTACTTTTTAAACCAGCAATTAAAAACCATACAGGAAGAACTGGGCGGCAACTCGCCCGACCTGGAAATTGAAGACCTGCGTAAACGCGCCACCAAAAAGAAGTGGGCTAAAGAGGTAGGCGACCACTTTAAAAAGGAACTTGAAAAATTAGCCCGTACCAACCCTGCCGCGGCAGATTATTCGGTACAGATCAATTACCTGGAGCTGCTGCTCGACCTGCCCTGGAACGAGTTTACCAAAGATAATTTCGACCTGAAACGGGCCCAAAAAGTATTGGATAAAGACCACTTTGGCCTGGATAAGGTAAAGCAACGCATTATAGAATACCTTGCCGTATTAAAATTAAAACACAACATGAAGGCCCCCATCCTTTGCCTGGTTGGCCCTCCGGGTGTGGGTAAAACATCGTTGGGTAAATCAATAGCCAAGGCATTGGGCCGCAAGTACGTACGTATGGCCTTAGGCGGCATACGCGATGAGGCCGAAATACGCGGGCATCGTAAAACTTACATTGGTGCTATGCCGGGGCGTATCATATCGTCGTTAAAAAAGGCCGGTGCAGCCAACCCTGTATTTATTTTAGATGAGATAGATAAGGTTGGTAACGATTTCCGCGGAGATCCGTCATCGGCTCTGCTGGAAGTTTTGGATCCTGAACAGAACAGTACCTTTTACGATCATTATGTGGAGATGGATTTCGATCTGTCGAACGTGATGTTCATCGCGACAGCCAATTCACTAAGCACCATACAACCGGCCCTGCTCGACCGTATGGAGATCATCGAGGTAAATGGCTATACCATTGAAGAGAAAATTGAGATTGCCAAACAACACCTGGTACCCAAACAACGCGACGCACATGGCTTAAAAACCAAGGATGTTACGCTGAAAAATTCGGTATTAGAAAAAGTGGTTGAAGATTATACCCGCGAATCTGGCGTGCGGGCCCTCGAAAAAAAGATAGGATCGTTAGTGCGCGGCATTGCCAAAAACATAGCGATGGAAGAAGCCTACAACCCGCTGGTAAGCAAAGAAGATGTAGAGCGCATACTGGGCGCGCCTATATTTGATAAGGACCAATACGAAAATAACGATTCGGCAGGTGTGGTTACCGGTTTAGCCTGGACACAGGTTGGTGGTGATATTTTATTTATCGAGGCCAGTTTAAGCCCTGGTAAAGGCCGCTTAACCTTAACCGGCAGCCTTGGCGATGTGATGAAAGAATCGGCCACCATAGCCCTGGCTTATCTGCGGGCGCATGCAGCATATTTCAACATCGATCAGAAATTGTTTGAGCAATGGGATATCCATATCCACGTTCCGGCAGGCGCTACGCCTAAAGACGGCCCATCAGCCGGGGTTACCATGCTCACGGCCCTAACATCGGCCTTTACCCAACGGAGGGTAAAATCGCACCTGGCCATGACTGGCGAAATTACCCTGAGAGGTAAAGTATTACCCGTGGGTGGCATCAAAGAAAAAATACTGGCTGCCAAACGCGCCAATATTAAAGAGATCATCCTTTGCAAATCAAACGAAAAGGATATCCTGGAGATTAAGGAAGACTACATCAAGGATATGCAATTCCATTACGTTAGGGAAATGCGCGAGGTAATTGAGCTGGCATTATTAAAACAAAAGGTAAAAGAACCTCTTGACCTTACCGTTAAGGAGGATTTGAAGCCGGTTTTAAATTGA
- the fbaA gene encoding class II fructose-bisphosphate aldolase produces the protein MDIKNYKGVLHGDQVQELFEAAKKHQFALPAVNVIGTNSINAVMETAKAVNSPVIIQLSHGGAQFYAGKSLDNSKLQACILGAVSAAKHVHLLAEHYGVAVILHTDHAAKKLLPWIDGLLDYGEKFYAETGKPLFSSHMLDLSEESLHENIEISAKYLERMAKLGMTLEIELGVTGGEEDGVDNSDVDSSRLYTQPEDVAYSYEELSKVSHRFTVAAAFGNVHGVYKPGNVKLQPVILHNSQEYVKKHFSLEAEKPINFVFHGGSGSTQEEIREAISYGAIKMNIDTDMQWAFWEGIKDYYQSKEGYLQTQIGSPDGADSPNKKYYDPRVWLRKGEDTFVKRLTAAFEDLNCLDVHSKL, from the coding sequence ATGGACATAAAAAATTATAAGGGCGTATTGCATGGCGACCAGGTGCAGGAGCTTTTTGAGGCTGCTAAAAAGCATCAGTTTGCTTTACCTGCTGTAAATGTTATTGGTACCAACTCCATTAATGCGGTTATGGAAACTGCTAAGGCTGTTAACTCGCCGGTTATCATTCAGTTATCGCATGGTGGTGCGCAATTTTACGCTGGTAAATCGTTAGATAACTCTAAGCTGCAAGCCTGTATTTTAGGTGCTGTATCTGCTGCCAAGCACGTACATTTATTGGCCGAACACTACGGGGTAGCTGTTATTTTGCATACCGACCACGCTGCTAAAAAGTTATTGCCCTGGATTGATGGTTTGCTGGATTATGGCGAAAAATTTTATGCCGAAACCGGAAAACCTTTGTTTTCATCGCACATGCTCGATTTATCTGAAGAGTCGTTACACGAAAATATTGAAATATCGGCCAAATACCTGGAGCGTATGGCTAAATTGGGGATGACGCTGGAGATTGAATTGGGTGTTACCGGTGGCGAAGAGGATGGTGTTGATAATTCGGACGTGGATAGCTCACGTTTATATACTCAGCCAGAGGATGTAGCCTACTCGTACGAGGAGCTATCGAAGGTTAGTCACCGTTTTACCGTTGCTGCTGCTTTTGGTAACGTGCATGGTGTGTACAAACCGGGTAACGTAAAGTTGCAACCGGTTATTTTGCATAACTCGCAGGAGTATGTTAAAAAGCACTTTAGCCTTGAAGCCGAAAAACCAATCAACTTTGTTTTTCACGGTGGCTCGGGCTCAACCCAGGAAGAAATCAGAGAAGCGATATCATATGGTGCCATTAAAATGAATATTGATACCGATATGCAATGGGCGTTTTGGGAAGGTATTAAGGATTACTATCAATCAAAAGAAGGCTACCTGCAAACACAAATTGGTAGCCCGGATGGTGCGGATTCGCCAAACAAAAAATACTACGACCCACGCGTTTGGTTACGCAAGGGCGAAGATACTTTTGTTAAACGCTTAACAGCTGCATTTGAAGATTTAAACTGCCTTGATGTACACAGCAAGTTGTAG
- the accD gene encoding acetyl-CoA carboxylase, carboxyltransferase subunit beta produces MAWFKRESKGIITTTEEKKEAPDGIWNKCPNCKKPLHYSEQVENQYVCHYCNYHLRIGSKEYFSVLFDNNEFTELFGNLISGDPLHFVDTKKYTERLEESMEKTGLKDAIRAAHGKINGQDLVIACMDFNFIGGSMGSVVGEKIARSIDYCIANNIPFLMISKSGGARMMEAAFSLMQMAKTSAKLALLSRAKIPYISLLTDPTTGGVTASYAMLGDINIAEPGALIGFAGPRVIKETIKKDLPKGFQTAEFVLEHGFLDFIVDRREMKAKLATFLKMMAN; encoded by the coding sequence ATGGCGTGGTTTAAAAGAGAATCCAAAGGGATTATAACTACTACCGAAGAAAAGAAAGAGGCGCCGGATGGGATTTGGAACAAGTGTCCGAATTGTAAAAAGCCGCTTCACTACTCTGAGCAGGTAGAAAATCAATATGTTTGTCACTATTGCAATTATCATTTGAGGATCGGGTCGAAAGAATACTTCTCGGTTCTGTTTGATAATAATGAGTTTACCGAGTTGTTTGGCAACCTGATATCGGGCGATCCGCTGCATTTTGTGGACACCAAGAAATACACCGAGCGGTTGGAAGAGAGCATGGAAAAAACCGGCCTGAAGGATGCCATTCGCGCGGCGCATGGTAAAATTAACGGGCAGGACCTGGTGATTGCCTGTATGGACTTCAACTTTATAGGTGGATCGATGGGATCGGTTGTAGGTGAAAAGATTGCCCGCTCCATTGATTATTGCATTGCCAATAACATCCCCTTCCTGATGATATCCAAATCGGGCGGCGCCCGCATGATGGAGGCGGCTTTCTCGCTGATGCAGATGGCTAAAACTTCGGCCAAACTTGCCTTGTTATCGCGGGCCAAAATACCTTATATATCGTTATTAACCGACCCTACCACGGGCGGTGTTACGGCATCGTACGCTATGCTGGGCGATATTAACATTGCCGAGCCCGGCGCGCTGATTGGCTTTGCCGGCCCACGCGTAATTAAAGAAACCATTAAAAAGGATTTACCCAAAGGTTTCCAAACCGCAGAGTTTGTACTTGAGCATGGCTTTTTAGATTTTATTGTTGACCGCCGCGAAATGAAAGCCAAACTGGCTACGTTTTTAAAGATGATGGCTAATTAA
- a CDS encoding Rpn family recombination-promoting nuclease/putative transposase, translated as MPQNTMPYTGRYIDPLVDFAFKKIFGSEPNKDLLIAFLNEVFRGRKHIVDLVYNKNEHPGDLRDEGAAIFDLLCTGAEGEQFIIEVQRGRQVNFKERALFYTSRLISNQAPKGRRSNWAYQLTEVYLVALLEDFTLALSRDAQYLHDICLCNRDTGEIFYDKLGYTYIELSKFVKEGADLETDLEKWLYVLKNMSQMDKIPLYLRKPIFEKLFNIAEYSNLTKEEKNMYDSSMKYKWDNQNVLDYARQEAKQEGRLEGKLEGKLEGKLEGKLEGKLEGKLEGKLEGEYQKAIEIALEMKRDGIPAAQISKFTKLPIEEIEKL; from the coding sequence ATGCCTCAAAACACCATGCCCTATACCGGGCGCTACATCGATCCGCTGGTAGATTTCGCCTTTAAAAAAATATTTGGCAGCGAACCCAATAAGGATCTGTTGATTGCCTTTTTAAACGAAGTGTTCCGCGGCCGCAAACACATTGTTGATTTGGTTTACAACAAGAACGAACATCCCGGCGACTTGCGCGACGAAGGCGCGGCCATCTTCGATCTGCTTTGCACAGGCGCCGAGGGCGAGCAATTCATCATCGAGGTGCAGCGTGGCAGGCAGGTTAACTTTAAAGAGCGGGCACTGTTTTATACCTCGCGCCTCATCAGCAACCAGGCCCCCAAAGGCAGGCGCAGTAACTGGGCCTACCAGTTAACCGAAGTATACCTGGTGGCCTTGTTAGAAGATTTTACTTTAGCCCTTAGCCGGGATGCGCAATATCTGCACGATATTTGCCTGTGTAACAGGGATACCGGCGAAATATTTTACGATAAGCTGGGCTACACTTACATAGAATTAAGTAAATTTGTAAAAGAGGGTGCCGATTTGGAAACCGATCTGGAAAAATGGCTTTATGTACTAAAAAATATGAGCCAGATGGACAAGATCCCTTTATACCTGCGGAAACCCATATTTGAAAAACTATTCAACATTGCTGAATACAGTAATTTGACAAAGGAGGAAAAAAACATGTACGATAGCAGCATGAAATATAAGTGGGACAATCAAAACGTACTGGACTATGCCCGCCAAGAGGCCAAACAGGAAGGTAGATTGGAAGGGAAGCTGGAAGGGAAGTTGGAAGGAAAATTGGAAGGGAAGTTGGAAGGTAAATTGGAAGGTAAATTGGAAGGAAAATTGGAAGGTGAATATCAAAAAGCAATAGAAATTGCCCTTGAAATGAAACGTGACGGTATTCCTGCCGCTCAGATCTCAAAATTCACGAAGTTACCTATCGAGGAAATAGAAAAGTTGTAG